In Coffea eugenioides isolate CCC68of chromosome 4, Ceug_1.0, whole genome shotgun sequence, the genomic stretch CAAACGAACCTAAGTTCGGGAGCCGTGCACTTTTGGGATTTGCTAATGGCTTCCAAAATTTATATTCCCCTACTTGCATGGAAATGGAATTCAGGCAGTACGTAATTGCGATCACGCTGGCACAACAGGTGCCGAAAATTTTGCTGTTTGAATACAATACCGGGAAACGACAATAATATATCAGCCAGACCAAAACTTAATTTGCGAGATTAGCGTTATGTATTGTACAATAATGTTGATTGCTCTCTTCCATTACCTGCACCAGATGGATCGTTTATCCTTCTATCCCGACCAGAGACCAGGGCTATTCGATTATGTTGGCTTACAACTATGTGAAAAACAACAGTTGTTGTGTCACCCAAATAAAACCTTCCATTTTTGTACTGTATAAATCTTGCAGGAAATCCTCTCCAAATTTCCAAAGATCTAACTATCTCTGCTTTCTGGTTTCTAGCCAAACAAATCTGATTTCTGTGTCTTCCTCTCTCTGAATATGAAGAGTGTAAATGTTGTATTAGTGCTGCTCTGCGCCATCTTGCCTGTTGCATTATCTTTCATTGATGGTAAGCTCTCCGCAAATTCACTGCTAATTtgcttgcattttcttcttaaGCACTATGGATTCACGCATTTCACGTTGAAAAACTACAAGAGACAAAATTATTAGCTCTATCATTAATAGTTGGCATGGATGCCACTGATGCATGATTTGTTCTAATTTTACTTGGGCAAATGCGCAGGTACTACAGTAATGCATTTCATGAGCCATACAAATATGATACATTGTTGTAAATTCTTTTGGTATTGATGAATTTCCAGGATTAGTCCCAAATGGAGACTTTGAGGAGGGCCCAAAACCATGGCAAATGCATGGAACTGAGGTGGTGGATCCCCACTCAGTACCACATTGGGAACTTTCCGGGTTCGTGGAGTACATCAAATCAGGGCAGAAGCAAGGTGACATGATACTTCCAGTGCCTAAAGGGCATTTTGCACTCAGGCTTGGAAATGAGGCATCAATTAAGACTAAGGTTCAAGTCGCCAAAGGACTGTTTTATTCTCTTTCTTTTGGTGCTGCCCGAACTTGCGCGCAACGGGAGCAACTCAATCTATCTGTATCACCAAATTCGGAGCCAAAGGATTGGGGAATGTTGCCTATGCAAACCATGTACAGCACTGAAGGATGGGACTCATTTTCATGGGGATTTTTGGCCGAATCTAATGAAGTTGAGGTAATCTTCCATCATCCCCAAACGCAGAAGGACCAAGCTTGCGGCCCAATAATCGACCTGGTGGCTCTCAAGTCCTTCACTCTCCCAAAAAAATCAAGAGGTGACTTACTAGCTGCTATTGTAGTTACTAGtccaaaagaagaaattctatTTGTGGCCTTCCATCTTCAGATGGAACTATTGAGTCCAACAGACGATCGATTCAATTTTTGCATCTCACGCATGTCATATTTTTCAAAAAGTAAAGTATATCACTGCAATGCTGTATTACTTCCCCTGTATATACTACATTGGCAAATGGCTTAGTGAATACCGAGAAATATGCATCGAGTCTCAGTCACAGATACGAAAAATTGCTCACTTCTTCTTCTAACTGACAAGTGTTCTGTGGGCAAGTGTTAATGCAGACATATTGCAGAATGGAAATTTTGAAGAAGGTCCCTATGTGCTCCCAAACACCTCCTGGGGTATCTTAATTCCTCCTAACGTCGAAGATGATCATTCTCCATTGGTGGGATGGATGGTTGAATCCCTGAAAGCCGTAAGATACATAGACTCCGACCACTTTGCAGTTCCAGAGGGCAAAAGAGCAGTAGAGCTGGTGGCCGGAAGAGAAAGCGCTGTGGCACAAGTTGTCAAAACTGTACCTGGCAAAGACTATGACCTTGAATTCTACGTGGGCGATGCTAGAAATATGTGCGAAGGATCAATGCTAGTAGAAGTGAACGCCAGCAATTCTACTTTTTACGTCCCTTATGAATCTAAGGGGAAAGGTGGATCCAAACTCGCGCTGCTTCGACTCAAAGCAGAGACTGGACGCACGAGGATCAGGTTTCTGAGCTCATATTATCACATGAAGAGTGATTTTTCTGGCTCCTTGTGTGGGCCGGTGGTGGATGGTGTGAGATTAATCAGGGTTCCACATGCATGATCAGGATTCTTGATCATAAACACACATTCATATATATGTTTTACTATTGTTTTCTCTGATCGATGGAAATTTAATAAAAATGATAGCCTAGCTTGTGATTTCTGATCGATGCTGGGACAGGGGGAAAGACGCGCACACATGCACGAAGAGAGAAGAGATATTATTAATATGGCTAACTTTGCAGCTGTACGTCTGTCTCAAGAGATGCTTTTGTTTCTCTATTTAACTATAGCCGGATGCTGCAATTAATTAGTGCAATAATATTAAGTTGCGTTTGAATTGAGAAATTTGACGAAAagtttgaaattcttttaaaaatttataGTCATTTAGATTATTTAAGAGgtatttaaatttataaatcacCAATTATTCTAGCATTTAAAATATAGATATTTCAATAATTAATGAATTACATACCCAAATACCTTCTCAAGCAAGTGATCCGGATGAATTTCAAATCTttcattaaaattttcaattcaaaCGAAACCTTACATTATCATTCATTCAGTAAAAATCCACTTTTCACGAGTATAAAAGAACATCCAAAATCAGCCAGTAATTGACCGCAAATTCTAATTTGAATCAAGGCTGGAAATCATCATTACAACATGCGTGGCCTTTTTACAAGATACAAGATTGGATTAGTCCCTAATAGACTACAAAATTGATCCTTTGTCATGTCAACTATATATGTAAAATTCGGCAAGAAAAAGGATTCAGCCAACTTTCAGCATAACGACCCAAATGTTACAGCAGATGCAGCGGAACAGAAGAACAAACAAGAACAGACAAGAATAACTTGGGGGAAATCAGATTTTATTAGTGTTTTATCAACGAGACCCTCGAACAGTTTAGCGAAGGTCGAAGATCTAATTCAAGACATCTCAACATACCTTCGACTAACATAAATCATGGTCTCGTAAGAGCCAAAAACATAGTTCGCTAGTGATTAACAAATCCCCTGTTTAGCTTTGTAATCATCAAATGAcatctttcttttctcatttataTATTAAGCATAATCACGTACGAAATACATAGGAGGATAGATGATATGGGCAGCGGATGCAGAAAATCCAATTGATTGCTAAAAGAAAACTTGGAAGCATACAAGTACAACCAATTCAATTGATTGATTGCTTGCACCATTTAGATGGAGTAATAGCTCAACCGCCACCTCATTCCTTGTCGATTCACTTATTGTTGCACATGCCTTCTGGTAAAAATTAGAGAATTATTGCCGACCAAAAAAGTGCAAAAGGGTGGAGGTgagagaagaaggaaaaaaaatagtagtAGTAAAAGGGCTAATTAGGATGCTAATTGAGACACGAAATTAAGACAATTCAGTTCTCACTCAAAAGCTTTAGGTGCACATGGTCTGCCCCGTATCAGATCTTGAATGTCCCCATTTCCCAActctaaattgaaaattatggtcttcttcttcttctgctgACACATTGGCACATACCCTCATGCAATCACTAAATTAATGGTATGCCTAATTAACCATACATATCTCAAGATTCCACGCAGTATATTTTGGTCATGAAGTCCAAGGTCTTGTGTTCTTGGACTGCAATTCAGTTGCCTTCCCAGAAGCTCAACCCATACGTACATTATCTATCTATTGCACCAGATCCATGTGCCTGGGACTTAGACAAATTTGAGGTTTATgtacaaatttcaattttcttaTGTCATGATCAATAGCAGGCGAGAAAAGATTGCATGGTATTCTCCTATTCACTGAGCaaaatgtttcttttttcagaaTTGTGAGATTGCAGGTTCAGGTTGAAATAGGTGAAAAGAAAGGGCTTTACATGAATGCTATCAGAAAATGAGAGCTCAAAGGTAGAGTTTTATGAGGAATGATTAATGGGGAGCGGTATAATTTATAAATCTGAAGGTAGTGCGTTGTACTTAATCTCCTGATGAATCAAAGGGGATTAAGCGCTTGAAGTAAATGCAAATATGACATTTATAAGTAAAAATGCACCGTGAATTAAAATTGGTTAATCAATGGTATGATTAAGTTGCTCTCTGACCGATGGGATGACAGCTTCTTGGGAATAGCATGCCTTTCTAAAATACTGGATTATGTTCAACCCACCCCATGATACGTTTAATCAATTTTGCAGAGACCGGATTATGGTTCAACCCATTTGATTAATAGTTGTAGTAAAATATTCCTTCGGATCCCTTGTATTGTGGAAATTATTCTCATTCACTCAtatagaaaagaaaacaaagccAGGAAAATTAAATATAACCAAGCCAGGAATCTCAGATGACCACCAAAATGAAAAGGTaaaaagaatataaaattttttaagaGACAGTGTCGTTTGTCAGGTTTACAAATTTGCATGTTATCATCTATCTCTTCAAGCCTAACTGCACATGTGGGTTGCTTTTATTTGGATTCTTGGATGGTGCAGGTGATATCTTAACCTTCAAAAGTTTTGAATGGTGGAAAAACCTGTCTTTCACTCTATAAGTATGTTCATTCTTGAAAGCTGAAATGCATATAGCCCTTTGCTGTCTCCCAGATTCTGATccaaaacctctctctctctctctcacacacacgcATTAAACATGAAGACAGTAAGCCTACTGTTAGTGCTACTTTGCGcaagcttccatcttgctttGTCAGTATTTGTAGACGGTAAGCTTTCCGAAACCATTTCTTGATCATGACTTCACCGTAAATGATCAATGTTTTCAAGGAATTGTTTATCATGAATCTAACATTGTAAAGTACTATTATTCTGTACAACGTGAAACttaatttttggtaaaattttgaTGGGAAGTGTTCTGCTCATGGTGTTACTTGAATTTTCAGGACTTTTGCCCAATGGCAACTTTGAGTACGGCCCGAAACCATGGCAGATGAAGGGTAGTAGAGTGATAGATCCCCACTCAATACCACATTGGGAAATCTGGGGTTTCGTTGAGTACATAGAATCCGGTCAGAAGCAAGGAGACATGCTCCTGGTAGTCCCCGAAGGCAGGTACGCGGTGAGGCTGGGGGATGAAGCTTCAATTAAGACCAAAGTTAAGGTTGAAAAGGATTTGTTTTACTCGCTCTCGTTCAGTGCTGCTCGAACTTGTGCACAAGATGAAGTATTGAACCTATCGGTTTCGCCCAACAAAGAGCCCAACGATTGGGGAATGCTTCCGATGCAAACCATGTACAGCAGCGATGGATGGGACTCTTACTCCTGGGGATTCCTAGCTGACTCCGACGTGATTGAGATTTCCATCCATAACC encodes the following:
- the LOC113769331 gene encoding uncharacterized protein LOC113769331 encodes the protein MKSVNVVLVLLCAILPVALSFIDGLVPNGDFEEGPKPWQMHGTEVVDPHSVPHWELSGFVEYIKSGQKQGDMILPVPKGHFALRLGNEASIKTKVQVAKGLFYSLSFGAARTCAQREQLNLSVSPNSEPKDWGMLPMQTMYSTEGWDSFSWGFLAESNEVEVIFHHPQTQKDQACGPIIDLVALKSFTLPKKSRDILQNGNFEEGPYVLPNTSWGILIPPNVEDDHSPLVGWMVESLKAVRYIDSDHFAVPEGKRAVELVAGRESAVAQVVKTVPGKDYDLEFYVGDARNMCEGSMLVEVNASNSTFYVPYESKGKGGSKLALLRLKAETGRTRIRFLSSYYHMKSDFSGSLCGPVVDGVRLIRVPHA